Genomic segment of Pogona vitticeps strain Pit_001003342236 chromosome 15, PviZW2.1, whole genome shotgun sequence:
GGCTGCTCTCCCAGGAAAGCCACCAGCAGCTGCAGGTGAGGAAATGTCCTGGAGAACCCTTTTTGTTATCTTAAATTTATTCAaaagcttcctttctctcctgcaAGAGCCCTTGGAGGGCTTTAAAAAGATTAGAAAAATATACAGCAAGACCCCTATATCCATGAACTGATTCCAAGCCTCCGTGGATgttgaaaaccatggataatagcaaacactaaaCATAGCATaatgaagggagggggggaaatgagaaaaaaatattttcaccatgtattactaGAACTCGTGTctagggggagccagagaccatgctgtctTTCACCAACAAGAATACCTAGCATGGTCtgtgtctccctctagtggccggttctggaaaatacatcatgaaaacacaaatttctagctttttctttttatattttcagaccagGATGGCACCCCCAGAGTTGTAACGCCCTGTTACGACTAATAAGAGTCTAGCCACTGGGTTATCAAGGCCAGTCTCCTGGTTCAGCATATAAGGACAACCACATAAGCCGTTTTCTGGCTCCAACAGGTCTCTTGGTCATGGGACAAAATGTTTCGCAGGCCAGGCAAGAGTGAGCGTGCGAAGGGAAGCTTGTTGGTTTGGCAAGAAAGCTTACGTGACCCTCCCGTTGCATAAGAAGCTGACATTAAAATGAAGTGGAAGCACCATAAATGCTTTCGAAAGGCCGCTAACTTAAAAACACCTTAAAAATGCATCCGAAGGGGGAGAAAAACACCACGTTTCCCCCACGAAAAACTTCCCTTCTCTGCAGCTGGGAAAAACGTTTCATTACAGGGGGAATCAAAGAacaacgggggtgggtgggagcggCCTAGATTCTTGTAGCAGGGAGTTTCGCAGGCCAGGAGCGATGGTTGAAacaccctctctttctcttgtgcCATCTCCCAGTGTCCTTGTTAGGGTGGCAAAAGGAAAGTCTGCTCCGAAATTCTTAAAACTGAAAGGCCAGGGGAGACATTGCCGCCGGCCAGTAGAGGTTCTCCGCTCAGCGCATGGGGTTGACAGCGTGCGGCTCCGGGAAAGGTGGAGGAAACCGCcttgccctcctgttttccaccttTCAGGGGAGGCTGAAGCCCGATGAAGCGGAAGTGAGCGCCTACGCTTGGCTGGAACCCCGGCTCCTGGCCGCCATCGCCGCCACGGGAGACGAGGCTGGAGGTGGGAACAGCGCAGGCGACGCTCATCTGCCTCCGACTCTCCGGTATGGTTTCGTTTAATTCAGCCAAAATCACTTGGCCTTTTAGGCCCACCTTTTGCTTTTGGCTCCACCCACAAACAGAatcatctcctccccccccttcccaaactCCTCTGTGGGTCAACCGGGCTCCCCCCTAAATGGAGCGAGCATGTTCGCCAGGTCCgattcacacatttttttttccttctgcgcCCAACCAGGATCACCGAACTGAATAATGGCTCGGCTCAGTCGGTCCAGATCCCCGTCGCCACCTTCTTCAACACGGCGCCAGCGCAAGGGGACGACCTGGAGCGCGTCAGCACCGGGACCAAGTTCGCCCTTCAGCGGTGGCGCAAAGCTTCCGCAGCGCGAGTCGAGTAAGACCCGAGCCTGCTCCGAAAGGGCTTCGGATACCCCAAAAATTGAACCCCAATAAGATCCTGACATTTGTGGGGGTCTGGCAGGGGCTCTCCCCTGCTGCTTTTGAAAGGACGCCACTGTCCCGCTagcaaaaaaaatctgtatttcgCCCACACTCTCCCACAGCCAATAAATAATTCTTATTCTGGTTAGAAATTTGTGTACCACAGATCAAGGAAGGGGCGGAAATCCGTGGGATGATTTTGAAAATGGACTCACGCGCTGCGCGAAGTAGATTCAGGACTCTAGGGTGGCAGACAACATCGGCAACGGTGAGGATGAATGAACGGTACACTTCTGAAAAACTTTTGCcaggattatttttttattttctctaaaAAGGTACGTTTGCATATACACAAAATGGCCCCGAGTTGATAAAACAAGGGATCTGACAGACAGAATAAATAAACCCATGCAAAGGGAttaaggtggtgctaaagggttCCTTTTTCTACTCAACGGGTTGGGAGGGCCTTGTGGACTCTTGGCCGGCGGTGCGGAATGAAAAAGCAGGACTCGAGGCTCTCTGCTCGTTAAATGCTCTGAAATCTGTACAAAACATATACGGCAGACTGCTGTATCCGtggggatcggttccaagtcTCACCGCGGATGCCGAAAACCACGGATAACGGTGAACTCTGTGTGTAGCATGGTGCCCTCTACTGGCATGTTCTGGTAATTATAGcattaaaatatgcatttctgagtttttctcatttaatgttttcaggcagcagagaagtgaaactgtggatactgatcccgcagatagggAGGTCCTACAATATTTTAAGGGTCAAAACAATAATGTTCTGCTCTGAAGCCTTCCTCGCTAAACACCCAAAGCACAAAAATAATAAGATCAAGCAGCTGGGAGTGAGGTGGGTCGTCTCCCAAGCTGGTAAAACCACATTTCCACGCAGTGATTTTAGCACAGCTGATCCTTTGAGAACACAAATGCACAGCACCACCAAGAAAAAACAGCCGCCTGCCTCAGGGAGCGAGTGCAAAACCCGAGGTCTCCCATTCCAGGTCAGTTTTCCATAGAAGTTTTCCGGATTCCTCTGACAACTTCTCTATTCCAAACTGCCAAGccaaaaaaacagttttaaatttatttatttaaaattatccaATAAATATTCTCTAAAAAGGACCACCAATGTTAAACTGAATGCACAACTCGGATGGAGGAACTGGATTTCAAAATGTCCCATTCTGAAATTGGGTGTCCGGGCTTTTCTGATTTCCGGAGCTAATTAAAAGCAAACGAAGGGGCGGCTTCAGAGGAGAAGGTTTCCAAGGCAGACaaactcaaaataaaaataatttttaaaaaagtttttttaaaggcccTTGATTTCTTCTGGAGCTGATGGGAGGATGATCCTGACACCTACCCATCGTCTCCCGCTCAGATCGATTCGGTTTTCAAAGTGGTCCATGAGCCTCTTAGCGGACTACGAGGGCCCTCATCCACCGCACGCCAGCTGGAAACAGACTTGGGTCTAAAGCCGAAAACTTAAAAAGCAGTTGctacaaatggaaaaatacacacacatcatAATAcacttaaatacataaataacacTGTGCAATGGACGATGCgcgaccccccaccccaccccacgtaCGCTTCGAAGAGGCCGACGCAACCTTCATTTAGTCctcggagagagagaaagaaagaaaaaaacagatcttTGGAGTTGCTTATGtacaaaaaaactgaaaatatagattattattactataatatatatatatatatatcttttgttCTCTGTACATGATCGGTAGGAAATATATTCACAGGAGCTTGTGGGAACTCTAGATCTACAGGGTTTTCTTTATATAAAAATACACTGCAGGAACAACAGTCAAGAGGCAGGGCAGAATCCCCTTCGCTGCAACCGGAGGGGAAAAAGACGCCAAAGCGGGCACCCCTTGCGTCATTTTTCAGGGCACGCTGGTAACGGGGGACCTTCGCCATGTCTGCGTCCACACAAGCCCCCAACGTACAGGAAGCGCAGGGCAGGGGGTGCACCCCAAGGGGGTGTCCGGAGGATCCTCCAGAAAATCACGCCTCGGGTTCTGTGGGTGGCCGCAAACCGGCCAAATGTTTTGGAGACTCCAGAAAAGGCCACCAACGGTCCACGGGTCTAGCCACTCTGTACGCGCCCCCCCCAGCGTCCAGCAGGATTAAAGAGCTGGCGACGGAGGCGGCCCCCAAGGAACCGGCCAGGTTCCGGAGGGATGCAAGGCTGCCCCGACTGCAGGGGAACCGACAGGCGGACCCCGCTTCCCACTTTTCTGCGCTCGCCGAATCAGCCCCGCTTTCCACGCGATCTTTGCCGGCAGCTGTTCTCGGCGGCGCTTCTTCACAAACCATTTTCCACACGGCTCCTCCGAAGGCCGGACCCCCTGGCTCTCCAGTGCCAGGGAGGTCAGCGCAGGCTACGATGCCGAAGGctctacatatttatttattattcaagcccctccccacaaaaaaacttCTAACCAACCGAGGGTGGTACCAGCGATATCTTGTTCAGAGCGGGCAAAAACTTAACGCTTctgcattaaaaagaaatgaatgcgATTCTTTCCAAGCCCTGCCGTTCCTTCCTCTAATCACTTTCTATCCTTGGGGCAGATCGCCGAAGAGGTCTCACGCCTTCGGTATTAAGAGCCAGACCGTGCGCTAAACTTGCAAAATCCTGCCTGCGGGTGGAAGTCATGTTCTTTTTGCTGAACCCTTGGCCCAAGGATCATCTGGAAATCTGAACGGTTTAGCTACCGAACCACATCTGAGCGATGGGACAGTGCGGGAGGGCCTGTGGAAAGACCCAGCAGCCCACTCAGAGGAAGTAGTGACTGCAGGAGAGGTGTTGGCGGGGGGGGAGCAGCTCAAAGCGTGGGGTTCTCCAAATCTCTTCACCCACACCCCCATCGCCGGCTCATCCTGGTTCCTCTACTTACAGCTTGGTCAGCTCATAATTCGGCTGCCGCTGCAAAGCCGGGTGTAGGTAAAACAGCTACAAAACGTTGGCCCAACTCTGGAGAGGAAAGAGCAGGCCGTTGTTTTTAGGCAACTGGGACCGAGAGGGGCTGCACCTGATCTCCACAGGCTTCGGCGGTGCTGCCCGGCGCAGGGTTTGAGATGCAGAAAAATCCGAAATTCCGCATTTCAAGGTTTGCCGTTAGCAGAGAGCATCTTGGCCAAGGGGCGATGTTGCAACGAGCAAACCCGACACAGACCGGGGCCTCCTCCAAGAACCGTGGTTGGCGCCCGAGAACCTCGCCTTGAACACGCGTGCCACGCAGGCCACGGAACCCGCTTCCTCCCCTCTCGGCACGCTGCCAGGGACCCCTCGTCACTCTGCCTGACCTGCAGGTTGGCTGCAGGTTGGACGCGTCCTGGTTCGCACAGCCGAAGCGCCCTCCTGACCCTGGTCCCGAAAAAAACCTCTGCCCTCGTGGATTTCGGAGAGCGTCCTTGTCACCAAGGTGGGTTGgacagaggagagagaggttCGGGGGTTGCCAAGAATCACGGCTGCTTCTGTTTGTTCGGGGAGACCGTTTCTCACATACTTAAAACTGGATCTTTAACCCACGCCTGCCAACAAAGCAGAAGCCTTAAAAGTCTCtctgagaaggaggaaggagacaaGCCTTCGTTGGGAGGTCCAAGTTCCCCTGACTCGACCTTCAGCGGGCGCCTCTCCTGCACCAGAGTTCTGTGTAGCTTGAAGACCTGCAGCATTTTCACCCTGGTTTGGTCTGAATTGGTCCGACACCACTAACCTTGTCATCTGGAAGCATTGCGGGTTTTAACCATCCGAGGCTAAAGTCGCAGCGCTGACGATGCTCTCGGCCGAACAGTCCAGATGAACCGGGTCCGACCCTATCTCCCCCTCCACCCCAGATTTGATACCTGAAAAAGGTACAACTCTGCAATTGATAACGATTACACCAAGGAGCACAACGCTGACTCACCCTGCACCCACAGTCTGGCGCCAAACCAAGGAGACGACGCCTCTCCATCCCTGTGACCATCCATTCCGGCCGTCCTGGTGCTGTTTGGGCTTTTGCCGAACGTTGGGCGCTTGCTAGGAAGCATGTCCAGCCTCCCAGGAGGGCAAAACTCAGCTGCCATGAGCCCAGGAAAGCGGGAACGCCGACTAAAAGCTCAGCCTGGATTCCCAAACACCAAACACCTCCTCCTTCCAAGCTGCCCGCAGGAATCCGACGTGCTGAAAAAGCGGAGAGCTGTCCTTTTCTCATGACTGTCCTTTCTCTCAACGGCAGAGGGGGGACGAAATGGGTGCAAAACATCTGCCCTGGCATCCCCGGTCTAGTCTAAAGAGATGATATCCGGCCGGCAGCCCGGCAGCCCCGGGTTGCTGCCCATGGCGCCCCCGTGCGTGTGGCTCTCCCGCAAGGTCGCCGGGGGGGAAGACACCACGCCATTGATGCGGCTGCTGGTCGGGGAGCCGACGGTGCCGTGGGAGGCGGCGGCCGCGGCCACCACCACCGGCGCGAGGGGGTTCATGAAGTGCGGGGAGGTGCCCCGATACTGGAAGAAGTGGCTGAGCGTGTCTTGCTCCTCCAGGGAGGTGATGACGGAGGGGCTGTAATGCTgcggaggggggaaaggaaggggaagaaaagagaaagagaaagggtccCCCCTCGTCAGTCTTTTCCTCCAAACACAGGACGCAGACACACGACAGAAGGGGAAAGCCCGACCGAGGCTGCCACCGAACCAGCGGGTGGCTGAAAAACACAGTGGTGCTGGCCCCAGgatcacccggggggggggggtggctttcctttcctttcccaagaATAATATAACAAGATGCTACCAAGGAAGGAAAAGGTGGTGGCCGGGAGgcagaaaaagacacacacacccccaaagccCACCGGAGTAAGAGAATTCTCCTCCCGGGAAACCTAATTTTGTTCCGATCCGTTTCCCTCCCACTGAGGTTGCTCTACCCCTGATCTCGTTGACTCGGGTCTTGAAAAACATCTCCTGTCTTCTAGGAACGacataaaatacagtaggacccacatATCCGTGGGATCTGCATCCATGTGGATTCACtgatccacggtctgaaaatattaaaacagattttaaaaaaccctaccaATAGGTATGGCTCATGGTGACGTTTCCAGAACAGGCCTCttgaaggagccagagaccatgttttGTATAGCGCTCGCTAGTAAaacagcatttgctataatccacgtttttcaaCCTCTGCAGagctgatcccctgtggatacgggggtcctacagTACTTGGGGGGGGGACAGCTTTTGCATGCCGAATTATTACATGACCTGAACTGGTAGCTCAAAGGCGGGACTCAACTCTGCTGACAAGAAACATTTATATGGCCCAGGAAAACTTAACTTAGGAGGTTGGAGACCGTCAAGAAGTAGTGACTGCTCAAGGATGCAAACAGAGCATCAGAGCATGAGCCGTTCCAATTTCCAGGGATAATTCTAACCATGGACGATCACCACCCCAATcctgaagggggaggggaaacccATTTTTACAGGAAAGGGAAAGCCAGGATTCTGTCAGAGACCGTGAGCAGCAGGAAGGGCTGGCCGCAGACAGATCACAGTCAGAACCTGAGAAGCTTTTGCCCGGTGAGCTCggcagcaaaagaaaaagccaaGCGGATgaagggaaagatggaaagaCGACAGAGCCTGTGTTAGGGCCCCAcgaggatgatggggggggggaataatcagGCCAAGGtgaggagctggaggaaaagcgggagggggagaaaggggaaATGGAAGAAATTACCTGATTTTCACTCGAAAGGAAGGGGAACAGATCCAGACCTAGAAAAATgaacaggggggggggaaattaatgGTAAAATGAACATGTCAGAGAAAGAGGATCTGCAATGAAGGAAGTGGGGTGAGAGATACTTCAGCCACATCCAGGGCAGGGGTCAGGAAGGCGAGGGGCCGGCCCACCCAAGAATGGCGCctgtcaccacctccagtggggtAAGTAAGAAAGGATCTCCCCATGGGTGGTTGACACCCACACCACAGCTTCCTCTGTGCCCGGACTTTTCCTCTCTGACGCCACCGAATCCCGGAGTTGCAAGGCGGTCAAGAAAAAACTGGCCTTGAAGGATACCCAGCCGCCACTCGCACTCAGAGCCCGGGGAGAAGTGAGGCCACCGCGAGCAACCGTACGCAGACCCACAGAGGAGGCTGTTGCACAGGGCTGGGGGAGACCCTGCCGAGGGGCAGCAGAATTCCTCGGCCTGGGGTTTGTCAGTCCCCCCGTGGCCTTGGTCACCTGTGGCGAGCAACCGCTCTGGGAGGCGATGAGGCCAAGAGGCTCTGCAAAGCTGAGCGTTTTTCAAAAGGAAACACCAAAAATCGCACAAGGGAGTCTAGTAGGTTTGGCGGACTCCCTTCGGCCCCCTCCCCAGCCGAggcgccacccccacccccccgggggCCAAATTACCTTGAATGTCGGAGGGCACCTGGTACGAAGGATGATAGTCGGGCATCGGAAGGCTGGAGAGGTAGTCGCTGCCCACGGCCGCCATCGGGGGGCTCCGCAGCACCGAGGACGGCTGGTGGTCGGCGCTCAGAACCCTGAAACGAAGCAAGAACGGGCGTCGGGCTTAAGGGAGGCGGAGTCCGACTCCTCCAGGATAATCCCAGGCGGAAGGGAAGGCCCACGAGGGCCGCTTTCCTACCCTTTCGGTCCAGCTGCCGACGGGATGGCGGCCGTGGTGACCGGGCACTGCTTCTTGGCGGGGGGCTCCTCGTCCTCGGACGAACTGTCAATGGTCAGGTCTATGACCTCCACTTTCTTCTTGCCTTCAGCCCCTCCCGGCTTCCCATCGGCTCCGACGGTGTAGAGGGAAGCTGTCGAGACAACGCAAGCGGTGACTGGACTCTGGGCGGCCGCTCCGGGCCGAAAGGCCCCTCACTCCTTCCACCCAGGCGCACGAGAAAGAAGGCCAAGCTTAGCACAGTCGCTCTACGCGTGAAGAAGACGGAGAGAGGCCGAGGCCCACGTTCCGATGGGAGAGCTGTTCCAAAATCTATTcaggaaggagttccacaggtgCAGCTGCATGGCCAAAGCATGGCTCCCTGCGCAACCAGCTGCCACCACCCTGGACCGCCTGGCCGTAACTCCCTGGGCATTTACCCTGGTGTAAGTTTATGCTAGGTTGAGGCCAACCAGATCTCCCTCTGGGGAAAGCGAGGGTCTGTAGCAGCAGGGGGGGCTGGCaggcacccccaccccccaaaaaacccaattCATTAGGAAACAAACTTAAGAGCGATGACACATTTACGACCCCCCCCAGCCTTGTCCGACACACAGACAAACGACAGATTTCTGCTCCTGGGTGACCGGCCTCAAGGAATCCAGCTCAAATCAAACCCTGACTTCACTTTGGGCCAAATGTTCAAATAGGGGTTTGGTTTGATCATTCTTCACTCTTCGTCCCACCTTCCTGCTGACCCTAAATGAACTTATGGTTCACAGGAGTCTACGTGAAATAATTGAGTAAACCCTAAGTGTGGAGTCTATTTGAAACACACGAACTATGCGACAAGGGTCTGCCATAACTGGAGGGTGTAGCAGTATTCAAGCTGGGAACAGCATTTTTCCTGCCATTCCTGGTTATGACCTAGTCGCCTTCTGTCATCACCGACTCTTCCAAAcaggaccttttttttttggtcctcccACCCGAGATTCTTTTGAAAAAGGCCACAAATTGAATTTGGAGCCCTGGGCATTGTACCTTTTCCAAAGATACCTCTCATCCTAGGAAAGACAAAACTCCTCCTGGAGGCCCTCTCTGGCCGGTCAAGAACAGCCCACGGTCGACCCTGCAGCCACCCGCCCACCCATTGTGCCCAGAAGGGGGAAGAGAGCATCATCACCTCGGCCTCCCTTACCTTCCAGCCCGTTGTAAGCAGACGGCTGGCAGACCTCCGGGTTTTCTCTCTTGGGCTTCATGGGACACCAGGAGCCGTCTTCCATAAACTGGATCTCGTCGCAGTCGGTGACGGAGTTGAGGATTTCCATGAACAGCCTGGCGAGTGGGGAGGAAAAAGGTGAAACACGAGGTTGGATCCGAGAGCCCCCGAGGCCTGGATCCTTTGCTACACGCGGGGAGCCCTTTCCCACACTCGCCGTCTGGGCAGGGCAAGAAGGGACCCTCCCCGGACTTTACCCATCAATGATCAGCGCCTCGTAGGGGGCCTTCTTGTCGCAAACGGGGCAAGTCCAGGTGGGCTTCTTCTCATTCATCTGCAGGTAAAGGGCCGCGTCGAAGCATTGGAGGTGGGTGCAGGTGAAAGCCCGGCAGGGAACAATCAGCCGCATCTTGCCGAGctggcaaggaaaaggaaaagagcatCGGGACGGGTCAACTGGGAGGCAGGGCGAGGGCCTGGCCAtcccttctctttcctccacCCCCCAAAACAAGACCCACGGGATCTTGATACTCAGCTCTCAGCTGGAGAGGCACAGAAATTGCCTGAGGCTAACTctggctggtcacagggatcacacacacacacacgttagaAGCAGCACCGCTGGCTGCCGATCCTATTCCATGTTGCATGGAAAGGGCTGGTTACAACCTCtcaagccctaaacggtttgggtcCAAGCGATCccaaagaccatgtctcccacTATGAGCCTACTCGAGGGCTCAAAttatcaggaaaggcctttctctcggtcccaccacctttacaggtccgtctgatggggacacgggagagggccttctcggtggctgcttcCAGAGActgcggaactccctgccactggaggccaggctggcgcCCCTCTcggctctccttccacaagctggccaagagacctttctctcccagcaggctttccctgaatgatTGGTCGTTCACGCCGGGTTTTGAAATGAATggctgtaccttactgctttacATGTGTTTTGGCCTTACGAATTTTCAGTATCGCTTGTCTGTTGAACGATGCCAATAAAACCACATTTCTCTGGAAATAATTCAAAATCATTTTATGGATGGTAAAGGATAGAAAAGGTTCTTCCCACAAGATTACCAGACCAGAGGCATCTGTTTTTAATGAGCAGTTAAGGAACTAAGTATCGTTCGTTACGTTTCCACCGTTACAGAAGGTTGTcacaaggaaggggaaaaaacaaaataagggaaaagggaaaactgGTAGGCACATGAAAACTTAAAACATATGTTGACATCCAGACATGTGATGGAAAACTTAGGTTCTCCTGAATGGCACTTCTGGACAGAAATAATCTGAATACATGACACCCCGGTTTTAAGCATCTTGTGGCTCCGCCTGCCGCTGATGGAGACGCCGCGGGTTTTGTGTTTCAAACAAGGAACAAATCAAGCCAGGGACTTACCGGGCACATGAGAGAAACTCGTAAGCTTGTCGTCGCAATCTCGCTGTCAGGATCAGCAGTCAGTTTTTCTTtgactggagggaggggggaaaagagaaggggagggcATTTTATTGCGTGCCAAGGCTAAGAGCCTCTCCGAGGGATTAAAAACGAGGGAGGCCCACATATACTTTACTCCACCTGGCCGTTTTCCAGATTCTGTGGGTCACAAAGTTCTTTTGAGAAAAGATTCTGGGAAAGGTTAGAGACAGAGCGAGAGGTTGATTCCGCTCTTGCTCACAcctttcaatttttcaaaaaccGCCTGGACGTGTATCAACATACCTGCACGTCTTTTTTTCACTCTCCACCTTGCTAAACAACACAACCTTCTTGGGCGTCCCTAACACGGACCCACGAATAACTCAGGCAATGATATTTCTGCGTCTTCCTCTGTTGAGCTTTCTCATCTACAGGAAAAGTGCTGTTGCTTCGCTGTTaaggcttttaaattttttaagacGGGGACTTCAAAAGAATGAAAAGCTAGCAAACGCACTGTGGTTGCATTGCTCATCGTGACAAACCGGGCCGTTTTGATGATCTTGATTTTGGACTCCCGCTCTGCTTTGTCTGCTGAACGGCAAATTCCAGCTTCCGTTTCTAAAGGTATAATTAATTTTTACTATTTTAATCTTTAGTAAAAAAA
This window contains:
- the PIAS3 gene encoding E3 SUMO-protein ligase PIAS3; amino-acid sequence: MAEAAELKHMVMSFRVSELQVLLGFAGRNKSGRKHELLTKALQLLKSGCSPAVQMKIKELYRRRFPRKILTPSDLSMLHLQAGQLPSATALTQGAMCHLPYDNGSVASAVPAGMLPPVPMLGPKHEADVPHLSPPIHPVHPDVKMRRLPFYDVYDELIKPTTLASVNSQRFEEAHFTFALTPQQVQQILTSRDILPGAKCDYTVQVQLRFCLCETSCPQEDYFPPNLFVKINGKLCPLPGYLPPTKNGAEPKRPSRPINITPLVRLSATVPNTIVVNWSSEFGRNYSLSVYLVKQLTSVTLLQKLRAKGIRNPDHSRALIKEKLTADPDSEIATTSLRVSLMCPLGKMRLIVPCRAFTCTHLQCFDAALYLQMNEKKPTWTCPVCDKKAPYEALIIDGLFMEILNSVTDCDEIQFMEDGSWCPMKPKRENPEVCQPSAYNGLEASLYTVGADGKPGGAEGKKKVEVIDLTIDSSSEDEEPPAKKQCPVTTAAIPSAAGPKGVLSADHQPSSVLRSPPMAAVGSDYLSSLPMPDYHPSYQVPSDIQGLDLFPFLSSENQHYSPSVITSLEEQDTLSHFFQYRGTSPHFMNPLAPVVVAAAAASHGTVGSPTSSRINGVVSSPPATLRESHTHGGAMGSNPGLPGCRPDIISLD